The genomic interval TGTTTCCACACGCCCGAAGCGCGACAGCTCTCCACCGAGTCGCTGCCGGGCTGGGCTCGCGAGACGCTGAGGACCCACCAGAAGGACGCGCGCGAGCATCTGTACTCACTGGAGCAATTGGAGCACGCGCATACGGCGGACGGCTTGTGGAACGCGGCCCAGCGCGAGCTGCGGGAGCGAGGCCGCATCCACAACTACCTGCGCATGCTGTGGGGGAAGAAGGTCCTCGAGTGGAGTCCGACGCCCGAGGAAGGCCTGCGGCGCATCGCCCATCTCAACGACAAGTACGCGGTGGACGGGAGAGATCCGGCGAGCGTGGCCAACTTCATGTGGGTCCTGGGGCTGCACGACAGGCCCTTCCAGGAGCGCAAGGTGCTGGGCAAGGTGCGGCCCATGAGTTCGCCGCGCACGGCGGAGAAGTACGACCTGGCGCCGTACATGGCGCGCTGGGGGCGGCCGGACGACCCGCCCGTGAAACTCAAGCGCTCTCGTGGAGGTGCAAGCCGGTGAGCAAGGCTGTTGACAACGGCTCGGCCAAAAGTGACACGGCAATTCCCTTCCGGCCCAGGCGTCAGTAAACGCTTGGGCAGGACACCGACCTCAGGAGCCGTGCCATGGGCATGATGAAGTTCGATATTCCCCACTCCCTCCCGAAGGAGGAGGTCAAGAAGCGCGTCGAGCAGCTCCTTCAGTACTGGGGAGGCAAGTACGGAGTGAAGGCGGACTGGACGGGCGAGGGCGCCAAGATTGTCGGCAAGGTGATGGGCATCAAGCTGGATGCGTCCTTCGTCATCACCGACAAGGCCGTCGAGGGT from Myxococcus stipitatus carries:
- a CDS encoding polyhydroxyalkanoic acid system family protein, producing MGMMKFDIPHSLPKEEVKKRVEQLLQYWGGKYGVKADWTGEGAKIVGKVMGIKLDASFVITDKAVEGEGTDPGMLLRGQATKYLKEKFSSVLDPGKSLDQVKSALG